In Conger conger chromosome 12, fConCon1.1, whole genome shotgun sequence, one DNA window encodes the following:
- the LOC133142566 gene encoding interferon-induced very large GTPase 1-like — MSRFISAMCNSTEECKYFLKWMRINLDNLSRTHLPPLWAKYKEQCRNSSENKELIAKLDREISSCSLGTEHFLREMGQLYESACSLPEALTPEIKHLPRLCVKLLQEGFPLELVDGDSSNIPLEWVTQVLKELHDLTKNTCKIRVISVLGVQSTGKSTLLNTMFGVQFAVSSDRCTRGAFMLLIRVKEDFKVRLGCDYIMVIDTEGLKAPQLAQLDDSYEHDNELATLVVGLSDITVINIAMENSTEMNDILQIVVHAFLRMKEVGRKPCCQFVHQNVADISAHDSNMRDRKLLLEQLNEMTQAAAKMEKKGNNYTFTDVMEYDPERNTWYIPGLWNGNPPMAPVNAGYSESVGLFKRSVNEKFMEQKSGDSSAHTIIEFLEWTKSLWQAVKYENFIFSFQPCN; from the coding sequence ATGTCCCGTTTCATCTCCGCGATGTGCAATTCCACAGAGGAGTGCAAGTATTTCCTCAAGTGGATGAGGATCAATCTGGATAATCTGTCACGCACACACCTTCCACCTCTTTGGGCAAAGTACAAGGAACAGTGTCGGAATTCCTCCGAAAACAAGGAGCTCATTGCTAAGTTGGACAGGGAGATCTCCAGCTGCTCCTTGGGGACTGAGCACTTCCTGAGGGAAATGGGTCAGCTGTACGAGTCGGCCTGCTCACTCCCCGAAGCCCTCACCCCAGAGATTAAGCACCTGCCACGTCTCTGTGTCAAGCTGCTACAGGAGGGCTTTCCTCTTGAGCTGGTGGATGGAGACTCAAGCAATATTCCTCTGGAGTGGGTGACGCAGGTTCTGAAAGAACTCCATGATCTAACAAAGAATACATGTAAGATCCGGGTGATCTCTGTACTGGGGGTACAGAGCACTGGGAAGTCCACCCTCCTGAACACCATGTTTGGGGTCCAGTTTGCTGTCAGTAGTGACAGGTGCACCAGAGGGGCCTTCATGCTCCTCATCAGAGTGAAAGAGGATTTTAAAGTGCGGCTTGGGTGTGATTACATCATGGTTATTGACACTGAAGGTTTGAAGGCACCACAGTTGGCACAGCTGGATGACAGTTATGAGCATGATAATGAACTGGCCACTCTGGTGGTGGggctgagtgacatcacagtcatcaACATCGCCATGGAGAATTCCACAGAAATGAACGATATCCTGCAGATTGTGGTGCACGCCTTCCTGCGCATGAAAGAAGTTGGGAGAAAACCCTGCTGTCAGTTTGTGCACCAGAATGTGGCAGACATCTCTGCCCATGACAGTAACATGAGAGACAGGAAACTTCTGCTGGAGCAGCTGAATGAGATGACCCAAGCAGCAGCTAAGATGGAAAAGAAGGGAAACAACTATACATTTACTGATGTCATGGAGTATGATCCAGAGAGAAACACCTGGTACATCCCTGGGCTCTGGAACGGCAACCCTCCCATGGCCCCTGTCAATGCTGGCTACAGTGAGTCTGTGGGTCTTTTCAAGAGGAGTGTGAATGAGAAGTTTATGGAACAAAAATCTGGAGACAGCTCAGCACACACAATCATTGAGTTCCTTGAATGGACCAAGAGCTTATGGCAAGCAGTAAAGTATGAGAACTTCATCTTCAGCTTCCAACCTTGTAACTGA